The following proteins are co-located in the Rhodococcus opacus B4 genome:
- a CDS encoding GntR family transcriptional regulator, whose protein sequence is MASPSVSRSPAGRTLRRRPQLSDDVAVHVRNLIMSGGVRPGDFIRLDETAADLGVSVTPVREALLTLRGEGLVELVPHRGYVVAPLSRDDIHDLFWLQGQIAEELAVRATRSVTPEAVEELTAINEKLRRAVEDGEADRIEDLEFSFHRVINHLADASKLSWFLLSATRYTPVQFYSSDPAWGESAVESHRRLIAALADGKADVVGAENKAHFIDGAQRLVAHLDEVGIWD, encoded by the coding sequence ATGGCATCGCCCTCCGTGTCACGATCCCCCGCGGGCCGCACGCTCCGCCGCCGACCCCAGTTGTCGGACGACGTCGCCGTGCACGTCCGCAACCTGATCATGTCCGGGGGCGTTCGCCCGGGTGACTTCATCCGGCTCGACGAGACGGCGGCGGACCTCGGGGTCAGCGTCACACCCGTTCGTGAGGCGCTCCTGACCCTGCGCGGCGAGGGGCTCGTCGAACTGGTTCCCCACCGCGGATACGTGGTCGCCCCGCTCAGCCGGGACGACATCCACGACCTCTTCTGGCTGCAGGGTCAGATCGCCGAGGAACTCGCGGTCCGCGCGACGAGGTCCGTCACCCCGGAGGCCGTGGAGGAGCTGACCGCGATCAACGAGAAGCTGCGGCGGGCCGTCGAGGACGGCGAGGCCGACCGCATCGAGGATCTCGAGTTCTCGTTCCACCGCGTGATCAATCATCTCGCCGACGCGAGCAAGCTGTCGTGGTTCCTGCTCAGCGCCACCCGGTACACGCCGGTGCAGTTCTACTCGTCCGATCCGGCCTGGGGCGAGTCGGCGGTCGAGAGCCACCGCCGGCTCATCGCCGCGCTCGCCGACGGGAAGGCCGACGTGGTCGGCGCCGAGAACAAGGCCCACTTCATCGACGGCGCCCAGCGACTGGTCGCGCATCTGGACGAGGTCGGCATCTGGGATTGA
- a CDS encoding acyl-CoA dehydrogenase family protein, translating into MSVEFTSEQKDFAAAIADFCKRESGTREQRDRLTNHGEHNHNQDLYEKMAKLGWLGITIPEEYDGSAASHVDMCILLEEAAKGMAPIGGIGPTLITGGAYAKFGTDAQKDVVLRGIVAGRSQSISMSEPEAGSDVGNLSTRAEKTADGWVINGQKTWCSNAHFCDNILLVARTGRGDGKHEGLTMFHVPADTTGLKISGIDTMGGKEVNDLYFTDCVLPEDAVVGEVGNGWRQLMTGLNFERLILAAMMLGTAQRAFADTLDFVTQRKQFGRPVGSFQALRHRIADLATEIECCKLLVYSVAKDVDANPGKMLAREASMAKLKVTETAKKVALEGMQMMGGYGYATEFDMEKHVRSTIVSSIYGGTNEIQRDIIGKTYGL; encoded by the coding sequence ATGAGCGTCGAATTCACCAGTGAACAGAAGGACTTCGCGGCGGCGATCGCCGATTTCTGCAAGCGCGAGAGCGGCACCCGCGAGCAACGCGACAGGCTGACGAATCACGGCGAGCACAACCACAATCAGGACCTCTACGAGAAGATGGCGAAGCTGGGCTGGCTGGGCATCACCATCCCCGAGGAGTACGACGGCTCCGCAGCGAGCCACGTCGACATGTGCATCCTGCTCGAGGAAGCCGCCAAGGGCATGGCACCCATCGGCGGGATCGGGCCCACCCTGATCACGGGCGGCGCCTACGCGAAGTTCGGAACCGACGCGCAGAAGGATGTCGTGCTGCGCGGCATCGTGGCAGGCCGGTCGCAGTCCATCTCGATGTCCGAGCCGGAGGCCGGTTCCGACGTCGGCAACCTCAGCACCCGCGCCGAGAAGACCGCCGACGGCTGGGTGATCAACGGCCAGAAGACGTGGTGCTCCAACGCGCACTTCTGCGACAACATCCTGCTCGTGGCCCGCACCGGGCGCGGCGACGGCAAACACGAAGGCCTCACGATGTTCCACGTTCCCGCGGATACCACCGGACTGAAGATCAGCGGCATCGACACGATGGGCGGCAAGGAGGTCAACGACCTCTACTTCACCGACTGCGTCCTACCCGAGGACGCGGTGGTGGGCGAGGTCGGCAACGGCTGGCGCCAGCTGATGACCGGACTGAACTTCGAACGCCTCATCCTCGCCGCCATGATGCTCGGCACGGCGCAGCGCGCGTTCGCCGACACCCTCGATTTCGTCACCCAGCGCAAGCAGTTCGGGCGACCCGTCGGATCGTTCCAGGCGCTGCGACACCGCATCGCCGATCTCGCGACGGAGATCGAATGCTGCAAACTGCTCGTGTACAGCGTCGCCAAGGACGTCGACGCGAACCCCGGCAAGATGCTGGCCCGTGAAGCGTCGATGGCCAAGCTGAAGGTCACGGAGACGGCGAAGAAGGTCGCGCTCGAGGGAATGCAGATGATGGGCGGGTACGGCTACGCCACCGAGTTCGACATGGAGAAGCACGTCCGCTCCACCATCGTCTCGAGCATCTACGGCGGTACCAACGAGATTCAGCGGGACATCATCGGCAAGACCTACGGCTTGTAA
- a CDS encoding aldehyde dehydrogenase family protein, giving the protein MPQQAETTEPTAGAQPVAPTEPAPKTFASVDPRDGTVLAEYPIQGEREVRAAVDAARSAAQWWNALGFDGRKQWLLDWKKSIARDGEQLAALVAAETGKPYDDALLEVMLAIEHLDWAAKNAGKVLKRRKVPSGLVSANQASSVGYEPMGVVGVIGPWNYPVYTPMGSISYALAAGNTVVFKPSELTPGVAVWLAGKWAALIPNQPVLQVVTGDGSTGSALVSAGVDKIAFTGSAATGKRVMAACADTLTPLVVEAGGKDAMLVDADANLDEAAGFAVFGAMGNAGQTCAGVERIYVVDSVYDEFVRLVAEKSKVLRPGPRNAAYGPMTMTSQSDVVRSHVQDALDKGGSAVVGGLDSIADGYVGPIVLTGVPEDSTAIREETFGPTVVVNKVASLDEAVTRANGTTFGLGASIFTKDATKAMQAAEKLRAGVVTIGSVLGFAGVAALPFGGVGDSGFGRIHGADGLREFSRVKSIARQKFAAPLNLLTMQRKSRDMKISAWMLKNRHGR; this is encoded by the coding sequence ATGCCCCAGCAGGCGGAGACGACCGAGCCGACGGCAGGCGCGCAGCCCGTGGCCCCGACGGAGCCGGCGCCGAAGACGTTCGCGTCCGTGGACCCGCGCGACGGCACGGTGCTGGCCGAGTACCCGATCCAGGGGGAGCGGGAGGTGCGCGCCGCCGTCGACGCGGCCCGATCGGCCGCGCAGTGGTGGAACGCTCTCGGCTTCGACGGCCGCAAGCAGTGGCTCCTCGACTGGAAGAAGTCGATCGCACGGGACGGCGAGCAACTCGCCGCCCTCGTCGCCGCCGAGACCGGCAAGCCGTACGACGACGCGCTTCTCGAGGTGATGCTCGCGATCGAGCATCTCGACTGGGCCGCGAAGAACGCGGGCAAGGTCCTGAAGCGGCGCAAGGTGCCCTCCGGTCTGGTCAGTGCGAACCAGGCCAGCAGTGTCGGGTACGAGCCGATGGGTGTGGTCGGCGTGATCGGGCCGTGGAACTATCCGGTCTACACGCCGATGGGCTCCATCTCCTACGCGCTCGCCGCGGGCAACACCGTCGTCTTCAAGCCCAGTGAACTGACCCCCGGGGTCGCGGTGTGGCTCGCCGGCAAGTGGGCGGCGCTCATTCCCAATCAGCCTGTCCTGCAGGTGGTCACCGGAGACGGATCGACGGGTTCCGCGCTCGTCTCCGCCGGCGTCGACAAGATCGCCTTCACCGGGTCCGCCGCCACCGGCAAACGCGTCATGGCCGCCTGCGCCGACACGCTCACCCCGCTGGTCGTCGAGGCGGGCGGCAAGGACGCGATGCTCGTCGACGCCGACGCGAACCTGGACGAGGCGGCCGGTTTCGCCGTGTTCGGGGCGATGGGCAACGCCGGACAGACGTGCGCGGGCGTCGAGCGCATCTACGTCGTCGACTCCGTCTACGACGAGTTCGTCCGGCTGGTCGCGGAGAAGTCGAAGGTCCTGCGCCCGGGTCCGCGGAACGCGGCGTACGGCCCCATGACGATGACAAGCCAGTCCGACGTGGTCCGCAGCCACGTCCAGGACGCGCTCGACAAGGGCGGATCCGCGGTGGTCGGCGGACTCGACTCCATCGCGGACGGGTACGTCGGACCCATCGTGCTGACCGGCGTTCCCGAGGACAGCACCGCGATCCGCGAGGAGACGTTCGGCCCCACCGTGGTCGTCAACAAGGTCGCGAGCCTCGACGAGGCGGTCACGCGGGCCAACGGCACCACGTTCGGTCTCGGCGCGTCCATCTTCACCAAGGACGCGACCAAGGCGATGCAGGCTGCCGAGAAGCTCAGGGCCGGCGTCGTGACGATCGGCTCGGTGCTCGGATTCGCCGGTGTCGCGGCGTTGCCGTTCGGCGGTGTCGGGGACTCGGGCTTCGGCCGCATACACGGAGCGGACGGGCTGCGGGAGTTCAGCCGGGTCAAGTCCATCGCCCGGCAGAAGTTCGCGGCGCCACTGAATCTGCTGACCATGCAGCGCAAGTCGCGGGACATGAAGATTTCCGCCTGGATGCTGAAGAACCGACACGGACGCTGA
- a CDS encoding oxygenase MpaB family protein: MLTKTTRTRTGAPGGVPRGRHGWQRRIEELDPVRDHEEIHRITAGYEYPWDYQRSLEFALFRTYCVPTISELLQRTGEFEKRPQKRYDDTALLMAELVEHGYDSERGIESLRVVNRMHGKYDIDNDDMLYVLTTFIYEPIDWIDRFGWRRLTPNERLACFHFYRQVGIRMGIRNIPESFEDFYRFKAEYERKHFRYTEDNHRVGTYTLTLFCSWFPAPLRPLVAQGVYALLDPMMLAAFGFPAAPHWLQNASRRALRVRARFVRLLPPRRESKAARDPRNRTYPGYPVGYRPRDLGADNDRQRRGRRRAA; this comes from the coding sequence ATGCTGACGAAGACCACGCGCACCCGCACCGGCGCGCCGGGTGGGGTTCCGCGGGGCAGGCACGGCTGGCAGCGCCGGATCGAGGAACTCGACCCGGTCCGGGACCACGAGGAGATCCACCGCATCACGGCAGGCTACGAATATCCGTGGGACTACCAGCGGTCGCTCGAGTTTGCGTTGTTCCGAACGTATTGCGTCCCCACGATTTCGGAACTGCTGCAGCGCACCGGTGAGTTCGAGAAGCGGCCGCAGAAGCGATACGACGACACCGCGCTGCTGATGGCCGAACTCGTCGAACACGGCTACGATTCCGAACGCGGCATCGAGTCGCTGCGTGTCGTGAACCGCATGCACGGCAAGTACGACATCGACAACGACGACATGCTGTACGTGCTGACCACCTTCATCTACGAGCCGATCGACTGGATCGACCGCTTCGGGTGGCGGCGGCTCACCCCGAACGAGCGGCTCGCGTGCTTCCACTTCTACCGTCAGGTGGGAATTCGCATGGGAATCAGGAACATCCCCGAGTCGTTCGAGGACTTCTATCGGTTCAAGGCCGAGTACGAGCGGAAGCACTTCCGGTACACCGAGGACAACCACCGGGTCGGCACCTACACGCTCACGCTGTTCTGTTCGTGGTTTCCGGCGCCACTGCGGCCGCTCGTCGCGCAGGGCGTCTACGCCCTACTCGACCCGATGATGCTGGCGGCGTTCGGATTTCCCGCCGCCCCGCACTGGTTGCAGAACGCGTCCCGCCGTGCGCTGCGGGTCCGGGCCCGGTTCGTGCGCCTCCTGCCGCCACGCCGCGAGTCGAAGGCCGCACGCGATCCGCGCAACCGCACTTACCCCGGATACCCGGTGGGCTACCGCCCCCGGGACCTGGGAGCGGACAACGATCGTCAGCGCAGGGGTCGTCGCCGCGCCGCCTGA
- a CDS encoding TetR/AcrR family transcriptional regulator, translating into MTVARTSTAAGAATDRPIRRRPKNRKAQIANVAAEAFSERGYHAVGVDEIAATIGISGPALYRHYPNKYALLVHAATTTADLLQATADGALGGVAELEPGDRLEHLIAALVANSIENRKVAGLYRWEGRYLEAEDRKRIRAVFVHVTQCVAAPLREIRPELTAVDATTLGASTLSVLGSISAHRTTLATRRLDTLLKSACGSILNATLPPAVPNAGGGAGTGPVRGLAVTSKRELLINEAVKIFDRHGYHDSSIEEIGAAAGINASSVYRHFPSKADLLAAVFYRASDRLAVATSAALATATDPEDALRKLAESYLELSFGNPEVLSVYFAEIGNLPKNERTNLRNVQRLHVEEWVHLVTAVRPELSAPEARFLVHAALGLVLDIGRLVHFDTREESRARLHTLMTAVLLGH; encoded by the coding sequence GTGACCGTGGCCCGGACCAGCACGGCGGCCGGTGCCGCCACCGACCGGCCGATCCGCCGCCGCCCCAAGAATCGCAAGGCCCAGATCGCGAACGTCGCAGCCGAAGCATTCAGCGAGCGGGGCTACCATGCGGTCGGTGTCGACGAAATCGCCGCCACCATCGGCATTTCCGGCCCCGCCCTGTACCGGCACTATCCCAACAAGTACGCCCTGCTCGTCCACGCGGCGACGACGACGGCCGACCTGCTCCAGGCAACGGCGGACGGCGCACTCGGCGGCGTCGCCGAACTCGAACCCGGCGACCGCCTCGAACACCTGATCGCCGCGCTCGTCGCCAACAGCATCGAGAACCGCAAGGTCGCCGGGCTCTACCGCTGGGAGGGCCGGTACCTCGAGGCCGAGGACCGTAAGCGGATTCGTGCCGTCTTCGTCCACGTCACCCAGTGTGTGGCCGCGCCGCTGCGCGAGATTCGCCCCGAACTCACCGCCGTCGACGCGACGACGCTGGGGGCGTCGACGCTGAGCGTGCTGGGCAGCATCAGCGCACACCGGACCACCCTCGCCACCCGCAGACTCGACACACTCCTGAAGTCGGCGTGCGGGTCGATCCTGAACGCGACGCTTCCGCCCGCCGTCCCGAACGCGGGCGGGGGCGCCGGCACCGGTCCGGTCCGGGGACTGGCCGTGACGTCCAAGCGCGAACTGCTGATCAACGAGGCCGTCAAGATCTTCGACCGGCACGGCTACCACGATTCGAGCATCGAGGAGATCGGCGCCGCCGCCGGCATCAACGCCTCGAGCGTGTACCGCCACTTCCCCAGCAAGGCAGACCTTCTGGCGGCGGTGTTCTACCGAGCGTCCGACCGGCTGGCCGTGGCCACGTCGGCGGCGCTGGCCACCGCCACCGACCCCGAGGACGCCCTCCGCAAGCTCGCCGAGTCGTACCTGGAACTGTCGTTCGGGAACCCGGAAGTGCTGTCGGTCTACTTCGCGGAGATCGGGAACCTCCCGAAGAACGAGCGGACGAATCTCCGTAACGTGCAGCGCCTGCACGTCGAGGAATGGGTCCACCTGGTGACCGCCGTGCGGCCCGAACTCTCGGCGCCGGAGGCGCGGTTCCTGGTGCACGCGGCGCTGGGACTGGTTCTCGACATCGGCCGACTCGTCCACTTCGACACCCGCGAGGAGTCGCGCGCCCGTCTCCACACCCTGATGACGGCCGTACTTTTGGGACATTGA
- a CDS encoding enoyl-CoA hydratase yields the protein MSSPRQLSTIPAVAAGGLRVVVDGGILRITIDRPDRMNALDLAHMAALGDVLTGAAADPAVRVVVLSGAGAAFCTGADLAAAATAADREAPPEVVMDSANRVIRAIVDLPVPVIAQVRGAAVGVGASIALAADLTYAADDAYLLFAFVDVGLMPDGGSSALIAASIGRARATRMALLGERLPADRAAGEGLIAGVLAADDLAAHVDAVAARLARGPRRAVALTKRALTEATLTELDRALGREKAGQTELLRSPDFAEGVTAMLTKRAPNFRS from the coding sequence ATGAGTTCACCACGGCAACTGTCGACCATCCCCGCCGTCGCAGCAGGCGGTCTGCGAGTGGTGGTGGACGGCGGGATCCTCCGGATCACGATCGACCGGCCCGACCGGATGAATGCGCTCGATCTGGCTCACATGGCCGCACTCGGCGACGTGCTCACCGGCGCCGCGGCGGATCCGGCCGTCCGTGTCGTCGTCCTCTCGGGTGCGGGCGCGGCATTCTGCACCGGCGCGGATCTCGCGGCGGCGGCCACTGCGGCCGACCGGGAGGCGCCGCCGGAGGTGGTGATGGATTCGGCCAATCGCGTGATCCGCGCGATCGTCGACCTTCCGGTCCCGGTGATCGCGCAGGTGCGCGGCGCGGCCGTCGGTGTCGGGGCCTCCATTGCCCTGGCGGCGGACCTGACGTACGCCGCCGACGACGCGTATCTGCTCTTCGCGTTCGTCGACGTCGGCCTCATGCCCGACGGCGGGTCCAGTGCGTTGATCGCAGCCTCGATCGGCAGGGCGCGGGCCACTCGGATGGCGTTGCTCGGCGAACGGCTGCCCGCCGATCGGGCGGCGGGGGAGGGGCTGATCGCCGGTGTGCTCGCGGCCGACGACCTCGCGGCCCACGTCGATGCCGTCGCCGCGAGGCTGGCGCGCGGCCCGAGGCGGGCCGTCGCACTGACCAAGCGGGCACTCACGGAGGCCACGCTGACGGAATTGGACCGGGCGCTGGGGCGCGAGAAGGCCGGCCAGACCGAATTGCTCCGGTCTCCGGACTTCGCCGAAGGGGTCACGGCCATGCTCACGAAACGTGCTCCGAACTTCCGGAGCTGA
- the fadD5 gene encoding fatty-acid--CoA ligase FadD5: MSSRSEPLTQPLQSRRNHWNNWVATHAQTKPDHPAFRHLGQSTSWRELHERSQALAAALSRRGVNFGDRVLLLTLNRTEFFEAVLAINALGAIAVPVNFRLTPPEVAFIARDSGARAVFTEPALAPLVSAVRQDVPDLGLAIVMGAETEADVLGYEDLVAEDGPAFAPVDLPEDTPSLILYTSGTTGTPKGAVLSHSNMVGQSITCIRAMRYDRGDDVGFLASPVFHVAALGSVAPMLMLGATTVIHPLKAFDPTEMLDVWERERITTVFLVPVQWQAVCADPTAAGRDLALRVISWGAAPASDTVLRAMAATFPKALVVAVFGQTEMSPITCVLDGDDAIRKLGSVGKPVPTIQTRIVDDEMNDVAPGTVGEIVYRGPTMMQGYWQNPAATADAFAGGWFHSGDLVRQDEEGFVYVVDRKKDMIISGGENIYCAEVENVLFGHPRIREAAVVGRPHPKWTEVPVAIVALDDDGDDLTVDELAAWLDDKLARYKHPKDIVVVDALPRNASGKVVKGELRKAHGAPDVAVV; this comes from the coding sequence ATGTCATCACGTAGCGAGCCGCTCACGCAGCCACTGCAATCCCGCCGCAACCACTGGAACAACTGGGTTGCCACCCATGCGCAGACGAAGCCCGACCATCCCGCGTTCCGCCATCTCGGGCAGAGCACGTCGTGGCGCGAACTGCACGAGCGCTCGCAGGCTCTCGCGGCGGCGCTGTCGCGGCGCGGGGTGAACTTCGGCGACCGCGTCCTGCTGCTCACGCTCAACCGCACCGAGTTCTTCGAGGCGGTGCTCGCGATCAACGCGCTGGGCGCGATCGCGGTTCCGGTCAACTTCCGGCTCACACCGCCCGAGGTCGCCTTCATCGCTCGGGACTCGGGCGCACGTGCCGTCTTCACCGAGCCCGCGCTCGCGCCCCTCGTCTCCGCTGTGCGACAGGATGTTCCCGATCTCGGCCTCGCGATCGTCATGGGAGCGGAGACCGAGGCCGACGTCCTCGGCTACGAGGACCTCGTCGCGGAAGACGGTCCCGCCTTCGCACCCGTCGACCTGCCGGAGGACACGCCGTCGCTCATCCTCTACACCTCCGGCACGACCGGCACACCCAAGGGTGCGGTGCTGTCGCACTCGAACATGGTCGGGCAGTCCATCACCTGCATTCGGGCGATGCGCTACGACAGGGGCGACGACGTCGGGTTCCTCGCATCCCCCGTGTTCCACGTCGCCGCCCTCGGTTCGGTGGCCCCGATGCTGATGCTCGGCGCCACGACAGTGATCCACCCCCTCAAGGCGTTCGACCCCACCGAGATGCTCGACGTGTGGGAGCGCGAGCGCATCACCACGGTCTTCCTCGTTCCGGTGCAGTGGCAGGCCGTCTGCGCCGATCCCACCGCCGCGGGCCGCGACCTGGCCCTCCGCGTCATCAGCTGGGGCGCCGCACCCGCATCGGACACCGTCCTGCGCGCCATGGCGGCGACTTTCCCGAAGGCTCTCGTCGTGGCCGTGTTCGGGCAGACCGAGATGTCCCCGATCACGTGCGTGCTCGACGGCGACGACGCGATCCGCAAGCTGGGCTCGGTGGGCAAGCCCGTCCCGACCATCCAGACGCGGATCGTCGACGACGAGATGAACGACGTCGCACCCGGCACGGTCGGCGAGATCGTGTACCGCGGCCCGACCATGATGCAGGGCTACTGGCAGAACCCGGCCGCGACGGCGGACGCGTTCGCCGGCGGGTGGTTCCACTCGGGCGACCTGGTGCGGCAGGACGAGGAAGGCTTCGTCTACGTGGTGGATCGCAAGAAGGACATGATCATCTCCGGCGGCGAGAACATCTACTGCGCCGAGGTGGAGAACGTCCTGTTCGGGCATCCGAGGATCCGGGAGGCCGCCGTGGTCGGCCGGCCGCACCCGAAGTGGACCGAGGTGCCCGTCGCGATCGTGGCGCTCGACGACGACGGAGATGATCTGACGGTCGACGAACTCGCCGCGTGGCTCGACGACAAGCTGGCCCGTTACAAGCATCCGAAAGACATCGTCGTCGTCGACGCCCTCCCGCGGAACGCCAGCGGCAAGGTGGTCAAGGGTGAGCTTCGAAAAGCCCACGGCGCACCCGACGTCGCGGTCGTCTGA
- a CDS encoding MlaE family ABC transporter permease, whose protein sequence is MTFQLPPARGPVSHFANEVGALIGFSIATAVAAVRVVVRRKLAWRELLDQAWRIASVTSAPALLLMIPIGVLIAVTIGSLAGQLGAEGYTGAVVGFVIVGQASALVCALMLAGVGGSAICADLGSRTIREEVEAMEVLGLDVIERLVVPRVLAAVIVGVALCAMVTAVGVSACFLFQVVVQNSSAGSFLAALSQYTRLSDFVVALVKSMAFAVTSALVASFKGLHAKGGPSGVADAVNEAVVLAFILVFIVNTVLSQLYSVLVVPVGGY, encoded by the coding sequence GTGACATTCCAACTGCCACCCGCCAGAGGGCCCGTCAGCCATTTCGCCAACGAAGTCGGTGCCCTGATCGGGTTCTCGATCGCGACCGCGGTGGCCGCCGTACGAGTGGTGGTGCGGCGCAAACTGGCCTGGCGGGAACTGCTGGACCAGGCCTGGCGGATCGCCTCGGTCACGTCGGCGCCGGCCCTGCTGCTGATGATCCCCATCGGAGTCCTCATCGCCGTGACGATCGGCAGTCTCGCCGGTCAGCTCGGCGCCGAGGGGTACACGGGGGCGGTCGTCGGGTTCGTGATCGTCGGGCAGGCGTCCGCGCTGGTCTGTGCGCTGATGCTGGCCGGGGTCGGCGGGTCCGCGATCTGCGCGGACCTCGGCTCGCGCACGATCCGCGAAGAGGTCGAGGCCATGGAAGTCCTCGGACTCGACGTGATCGAGCGGCTCGTGGTTCCGCGAGTGCTCGCGGCCGTGATCGTCGGCGTCGCACTGTGCGCCATGGTCACCGCCGTCGGCGTGTCGGCGTGCTTCCTGTTCCAGGTGGTCGTCCAGAACAGTTCGGCGGGAAGCTTTCTCGCGGCACTGTCCCAGTACACGCGGCTGTCGGACTTCGTGGTCGCCCTCGTCAAGTCGATGGCGTTCGCGGTGACGTCGGCGCTCGTCGCCAGTTTCAAGGGCCTGCACGCGAAGGGCGGGCCCAGCGGCGTCGCCGACGCCGTCAACGAGGCCGTGGTGCTGGCCTTCATCCTCGTGTTCATCGTCAACACCGTGCTCAGTCAGCTCTATTCCGTTCTCGTCGTCCCGGTAGGTGGTTACTGA
- a CDS encoding MlaE family ABC transporter permease yields MVVSTRWPAAHWVRARVRQPLGLMTGLGREFTFYGSVIAGVPLAVVKYWRHIMRQIGDISFGGATLLAGGGAIGVVFAMSAVAATQVGIEGLRGLDLLGMGSLSGLLSAILNTRELAPVIASIALAAKVGTGFTAQLGAMRISEEISALDAMAIPSLPFLASTRLVSCLICVVPLYVVGLLSSYLASRLVIVTFSGQSAGTYDYYFHLMLTPTDVAYSFVKAVVFATIIALVHCSYGYHAYGGPEGVGRAAGRALRTSILAIGIVDLLLTLALWGLVPSAPALGLP; encoded by the coding sequence ATGGTCGTGAGTACCCGATGGCCCGCAGCGCACTGGGTGCGGGCCAGGGTCCGTCAGCCCCTCGGGCTGATGACGGGGCTGGGCCGGGAATTCACGTTCTACGGCAGCGTGATCGCCGGAGTTCCGCTCGCGGTCGTGAAGTACTGGCGGCACATCATGCGGCAGATCGGCGACATCAGTTTCGGTGGTGCGACGCTGCTCGCAGGCGGCGGAGCGATCGGAGTCGTCTTCGCGATGTCCGCGGTCGCGGCGACGCAGGTGGGTATCGAGGGGCTGCGCGGACTGGACCTGCTCGGGATGGGGTCGTTGTCCGGGCTTCTGTCCGCGATCCTCAACACCCGCGAACTCGCGCCCGTGATCGCCAGCATTGCGCTCGCCGCGAAGGTCGGGACCGGGTTCACCGCACAGCTCGGCGCCATGCGGATCTCGGAGGAGATCAGCGCGCTGGACGCGATGGCGATCCCGTCGCTGCCGTTCCTCGCGAGCACCCGGCTGGTCTCGTGCCTGATCTGCGTGGTGCCGCTGTACGTCGTGGGGCTGCTGTCGTCCTATCTGGCCTCGCGCCTGGTGATCGTCACGTTCAGTGGGCAGTCGGCCGGAACCTACGACTACTACTTCCATCTCATGCTCACGCCCACCGACGTCGCGTACTCGTTCGTGAAGGCGGTCGTGTTCGCGACGATCATCGCCCTGGTGCACTGCTCGTACGGGTACCACGCGTACGGCGGGCCCGAGGGCGTCGGCCGGGCGGCCGGGCGCGCGCTGCGCACCAGCATTCTCGCCATCGGCATCGTCGACCTGCTGCTGACCCTCGCGCTGTGGGGCCTCGTCCCGTCCGCCCCCGCTCTGGGGTTGCCGTGA
- a CDS encoding MCE family protein encodes MRGRPGGPGNVALAVRGVIGAAVLALGSALLVGFGTGAIVTDPVVTATLPANAGVVKAHTTVSYRGATVGTVSSVDPGQDETGMDIGLRPEQMQHIPASVRVRVVPRTLFGDQTVELVSTAGTGGARLEAGARLQPDTSAETVQMYDLYSKVYDLVSRVRPEQMQAALSAVADALRGRGEQLGHTIDSLHTVAQSTGPLVDSIAERAPQIARISEQLATAAPDVLATMDAAVSLSNTLVENTDSFTGFLAASLVVSRNTGDVLEQNADNMIAVALNVSPTLGTMASKSDLLRATLDEAGPFGDAGAAVFSTGKFAVRVAADLSNPRPYTASDCPRYLGLNGPNCGGGGGG; translated from the coding sequence ATGCGCGGCCGCCCGGGAGGTCCGGGCAACGTAGCCCTCGCGGTGCGGGGTGTGATCGGAGCGGCGGTCCTAGCGCTCGGATCGGCGCTGCTGGTCGGGTTCGGCACCGGTGCGATCGTCACCGACCCCGTGGTCACGGCGACGCTTCCGGCGAACGCCGGTGTGGTGAAGGCGCACACCACGGTGTCGTACAGGGGCGCGACCGTCGGCACCGTGTCGAGCGTCGACCCCGGACAGGACGAGACGGGCATGGACATCGGTCTCCGCCCCGAACAGATGCAGCACATCCCGGCGTCCGTCCGGGTGCGGGTGGTGCCCCGCACGTTGTTCGGCGACCAGACCGTCGAGTTGGTGTCCACCGCGGGAACCGGCGGTGCGCGGCTCGAAGCCGGTGCCCGGCTGCAACCCGACACGTCGGCCGAGACCGTCCAGATGTACGACCTGTACTCGAAGGTCTACGACCTGGTGTCCCGGGTGAGACCCGAACAGATGCAGGCCGCGCTCAGCGCCGTCGCCGACGCATTACGCGGGCGCGGTGAGCAATTGGGGCACACCATCGACAGCCTCCACACGGTGGCGCAGTCGACCGGGCCTCTCGTCGACTCCATCGCGGAGCGCGCGCCGCAGATCGCACGGATCAGCGAACAGCTGGCCACGGCCGCACCCGACGTCCTCGCGACCATGGACGCGGCCGTGTCGCTGTCGAACACCCTCGTCGAGAACACCGACAGCTTCACCGGTTTCCTCGCCGCCTCCCTGGTCGTGTCGAGGAACACCGGCGACGTCCTGGAGCAGAATGCGGACAACATGATCGCGGTGGCGCTCAATGTCTCGCCGACCCTGGGCACCATGGCCAGCAAGTCCGACCTGCTGCGGGCGACTCTCGACGAGGCGGGCCCGTTCGGTGACGCCGGCGCCGCCGTCTTCTCCACCGGCAAGTTCGCGGTGCGGGTCGCCGCCGACCTGTCGAACCCGCGGCCCTACACCGCGTCCGACTGCCCGCGGTACCTCGGCCTGAACGGACCGAACTGCGGGGGCGGTGGCGGAGGGTGA